In the genome of Variibacter gotjawalensis, one region contains:
- a CDS encoding thiolase C-terminal domain-containing protein, with translation MTESSLRGRVAIVGIGLSPVGKVPGRSPLWLAADAARKAIADAGLKKDDIDGVLSSHAFASPFHRFSIALSEYLGIQPTFSNTLQVSGATAATMFNIGAAAIMAGLAENVLVVAADSLMTGLTPDLALRSLTESRDQQYEMPFGIPVANTFAMTAHRHMKEFGTTPEQLAQVAVIHREHANRTPGAQQTKPITVGDVLSSGMVTTPYHKLDCSLISDGGAAFVLMSAEKAKALDIEAPIYILGGGECYTHEHIFLMPSLTTTGAVESSRKAYAMAGYGARDMHTAGVYDCFTGTVIMMLEDLGFCPKGEGGRFVEDRQVTYGGRIPINTHGGLLSFAHSGMPGSLFHFHEVVQQLRGVCGERQVAGAELGVVHSLGAGFATNATTVLGTEKTL, from the coding sequence ATGACCGAATCTTCGCTGCGCGGCCGCGTTGCCATCGTCGGCATCGGGCTATCGCCGGTCGGAAAAGTACCGGGGCGCAGTCCGTTGTGGCTCGCGGCGGATGCGGCGCGCAAAGCCATTGCAGATGCCGGATTGAAGAAGGACGATATCGATGGCGTACTGTCGAGCCACGCTTTCGCATCACCGTTCCATCGCTTCAGCATCGCACTTAGCGAATATCTCGGCATCCAGCCGACATTTTCGAATACGTTGCAGGTCTCCGGCGCGACCGCCGCAACGATGTTCAACATCGGCGCCGCCGCGATCATGGCGGGGCTCGCCGAGAATGTGCTCGTCGTCGCGGCCGACAGCTTGATGACCGGATTGACGCCTGATCTCGCGCTGCGCTCGCTGACGGAAAGCCGCGATCAGCAATACGAAATGCCCTTCGGCATACCGGTCGCCAATACGTTTGCGATGACGGCGCATCGGCATATGAAAGAATTCGGCACGACGCCGGAACAGTTGGCTCAAGTCGCCGTCATCCATCGCGAGCATGCGAACCGCACACCCGGTGCGCAGCAGACGAAGCCGATCACGGTTGGCGACGTGCTGAGTTCAGGCATGGTGACTACTCCGTATCACAAGCTCGATTGCTCGTTGATCTCCGACGGCGGCGCGGCATTCGTGCTGATGTCGGCCGAGAAAGCAAAGGCGCTCGACATCGAAGCGCCGATTTACATTCTCGGCGGCGGCGAGTGCTACACGCACGAGCACATTTTCCTCATGCCGTCGCTGACGACGACCGGCGCCGTCGAATCGAGCCGCAAGGCTTACGCGATGGCGGGTTACGGCGCGCGCGACATGCATACGGCCGGCGTCTACGACTGCTTCACCGGCACGGTCATCATGATGCTGGAGGACCTCGGCTTCTGTCCGAAAGGCGAAGGCGGGCGTTTCGTCGAGGATCGCCAAGTCACCTATGGCGGGCGGATTCCGATCAACACACACGGCGGACTGTTGTCGTTTGCGCATTCCGGCATGCCGGGCTCGCTGTTTCATTTCCACGAAGTCGTTCAGCAGCTGCGCGGCGTCTGCGGCGAGCGGCAAGTCGCTGGCGCGGAGCTCGGCGTCGTCCACAGTCTCGGCGCGGGCTTCGCGACCAATGCGACGACCGTTCTCGGCACGGAGAAGACGCTATGA
- a CDS encoding Zn-ribbon domain-containing OB-fold protein — MSTFADAARKPLPQPDADTEKLWAGLRDGKLLLQHCEDCGDVQYYQQALCRACGGERIVHRAASGRGQVHSFSVVHRAPGPAFKGDVPYAVLLVELEEGPRMISTYTGGEPGDVTFDMPVELVVEPVNDVISLPRFRRSR; from the coding sequence ATGAGCACGTTCGCCGACGCTGCGCGTAAACCGCTGCCGCAGCCAGACGCAGACACCGAAAAGCTGTGGGCGGGGCTTCGCGACGGCAAGTTGCTGCTGCAGCACTGCGAAGACTGCGGAGACGTTCAGTACTATCAGCAGGCGCTGTGCCGTGCGTGCGGGGGCGAGCGCATCGTGCATCGCGCCGCCAGCGGCCGCGGCCAAGTTCATTCGTTCAGCGTGGTGCATCGCGCGCCGGGGCCAGCCTTCAAGGGCGATGTCCCGTATGCCGTACTCCTCGTCGAACTCGAAGAAGGTCCACGGATGATTTCGACCTACACGGGCGGCGAGCCCGGCGATGTTACGTTCGATATGCCGGTCGAGCTTGTCGTCGAGCCGGTTAATGACGTCATCAGCCTGCCGCGCTTTCGGCGTTCCCGATAA
- a CDS encoding acyl-CoA dehydrogenase family protein has translation MDFDLTHEQRQILDYGDAIAQKFDRKYWMEHAEKREFPKGLYDQVARDGFVGTMVPEEYGGSGQGMLEMHLFLEGLSNNGIPLLNLVVGAAMSLGFIAKHGTEDQKKRFLPDACAGKTRFCFAITESDAGSNTIQTKTIAKRRGNRFALSGAKTFITDADGSDYALVVARTTPHTEVQRKTEGFTLFVVDLKSKGVERQYIPVSIPAPETQWQIFFDDVDLGPDDVVGEVDKGFGILFKSLNPERILVASICCGLGRYALNRAVTYANERKVFKDTPIGAYQGVQHPLANARTQVEMASLMALKAAWIFDQGREAGEFANMAKLAAADAGIAAVDAALQTHGGNGFTKEYGIFDLYPLVRLLKTAPLNREMILNYIGEHVMGLPRSY, from the coding sequence ATGGATTTTGACCTCACGCACGAGCAACGCCAAATCCTCGACTATGGCGACGCCATCGCGCAGAAATTCGATCGCAAATACTGGATGGAGCACGCCGAAAAGCGTGAGTTTCCAAAGGGGCTGTACGATCAGGTCGCGCGCGACGGCTTCGTCGGAACGATGGTGCCGGAAGAGTATGGCGGCTCCGGTCAGGGCATGCTTGAGATGCACTTGTTTCTCGAAGGATTGTCGAACAACGGCATTCCGCTGCTGAACCTCGTCGTCGGCGCCGCGATGAGCCTTGGCTTCATTGCCAAACACGGCACCGAAGATCAGAAGAAGCGCTTTCTGCCGGATGCTTGCGCCGGCAAGACACGCTTCTGCTTCGCAATCACCGAGTCCGACGCCGGCAGTAATACGATCCAGACCAAGACGATCGCCAAGCGGCGCGGCAATCGCTTCGCGCTCTCCGGCGCAAAGACATTCATCACCGACGCGGACGGTTCCGACTACGCGCTCGTCGTCGCGCGCACGACGCCGCATACCGAAGTTCAGCGCAAAACCGAGGGCTTCACGCTATTCGTCGTCGATCTCAAATCGAAAGGCGTCGAACGTCAGTACATTCCAGTCAGCATTCCGGCGCCGGAAACGCAGTGGCAGATCTTCTTCGACGACGTCGACCTCGGTCCTGACGATGTTGTCGGTGAAGTCGACAAAGGTTTCGGCATTCTTTTCAAAAGCCTCAACCCCGAGCGCATTCTTGTCGCATCGATCTGCTGCGGTCTCGGCCGCTACGCGCTCAATCGCGCAGTCACTTACGCGAACGAGCGCAAAGTGTTCAAGGATACGCCGATCGGGGCGTATCAAGGTGTCCAGCATCCGCTCGCCAATGCGCGCACGCAGGTCGAGATGGCGTCGCTGATGGCGCTTAAGGCTGCGTGGATCTTCGATCAAGGCCGCGAGGCCGGTGAATTCGCCAACATGGCCAAACTCGCAGCGGCGGATGCCGGCATTGCCGCAGTTGATGCTGCGCTGCAGACGCATGGCGGCAACGGCTTCACCAAAGAATACGGCATCTTCGATCTCTATCCGCTGGTGCGGCTGCTCAAGACCGCGCCGCTCAATCGCGAAATGATCCTCAACTATATCGGTGAGCACGTAATGGGCTTGCCGCGCAGCTATTAG
- a CDS encoding acyl-CoA carboxylase subunit beta, protein MAILKSDATTSGEEFRRNDAAYRERIADLHRRRAAAAIGGPERARKLHKERKQLLPRERIAALIDPGSPFLEFCQLAGEGMYDGVPAGGSIITGVGTIAGRPCMVIANDATVKGGTYYGITCKKHVRAQRFAWQHRLPCITLVQSGGANLPEQPDIFPDEGQFGSIFYQQVRMSAEGIPQIAIVHGPSTAGGAYMPALCDETVIVRNQGAMFLGGPQLVHAATREVVGVEALGGGDMHSRISGVTDHIAENDSHAIAITRDIVANLGEIPPQRRTVAPVCEPRFDPNEIYGLISENPRIPTNNRDILARLVDDSEFHEFKPLYGDSLITGFARIMGFEIGILCNNGVLFSESALKATHFIDLCCKRDIPLLFMVDVTGFMVGRSAEEGGITKHGAKMITAMASANVPKYTLIAGSAYGAGYMAMCGRPMKPNAMLMWPSGRSAIMGPDQAANTLGMVRDEALKREGKTWSDEEREAYIAPTRQSFENFANSYNFARNTWCDMVIDPLETRATMGLLLDLAGRLPAQATMPGVMRM, encoded by the coding sequence ATGGCAATCTTAAAATCGGACGCCACGACATCCGGCGAAGAATTTCGCCGCAACGACGCGGCGTATCGCGAACGCATTGCCGACTTGCATCGGCGTCGCGCCGCCGCAGCGATCGGCGGGCCGGAGCGGGCGCGCAAGCTTCACAAAGAGCGCAAGCAACTGCTGCCGCGCGAGCGGATTGCGGCGCTGATCGATCCAGGTTCGCCGTTTCTCGAATTCTGTCAGCTGGCCGGCGAGGGGATGTACGACGGCGTCCCGGCCGGCGGCAGCATCATCACGGGCGTCGGTACGATTGCGGGCAGGCCCTGCATGGTGATTGCCAACGATGCGACCGTGAAGGGCGGCACCTATTATGGCATCACTTGCAAGAAGCATGTTCGCGCGCAGCGCTTTGCGTGGCAGCATCGCCTGCCCTGCATCACGCTAGTGCAGTCAGGCGGCGCGAACCTGCCGGAGCAGCCGGATATTTTTCCGGACGAAGGCCAGTTCGGCTCGATCTTCTATCAGCAAGTGCGTATGTCGGCGGAAGGCATTCCGCAGATTGCGATCGTGCACGGACCATCGACCGCGGGCGGCGCCTATATGCCGGCGCTGTGCGACGAGACGGTCATCGTGCGCAATCAAGGCGCGATGTTCCTCGGCGGCCCGCAGCTCGTCCATGCGGCTACACGCGAGGTCGTCGGCGTCGAGGCGCTTGGCGGCGGTGACATGCACAGCCGTATCAGCGGCGTGACCGATCATATCGCCGAGAACGACAGCCACGCTATTGCGATCACGCGCGACATCGTCGCCAACCTCGGCGAGATCCCGCCGCAGCGCCGCACTGTGGCTCCGGTGTGCGAACCGCGTTTCGATCCGAATGAAATCTACGGCCTGATCAGTGAGAATCCGCGTATCCCGACGAACAATCGCGACATCCTCGCGCGGCTCGTCGACGACAGCGAGTTTCATGAGTTCAAGCCGCTCTACGGTGACTCGCTGATCACGGGTTTTGCCCGCATCATGGGCTTCGAGATCGGCATTCTGTGCAACAACGGGGTTCTTTTCTCTGAGAGCGCATTGAAGGCGACGCATTTCATCGACCTCTGCTGCAAGCGCGACATTCCGTTGCTGTTCATGGTCGACGTCACCGGCTTCATGGTCGGCCGCTCAGCCGAAGAAGGGGGCATCACAAAGCACGGCGCCAAGATGATCACCGCGATGGCGAGCGCGAACGTGCCGAAATACACGCTGATTGCCGGCAGCGCCTATGGCGCCGGTTACATGGCGATGTGCGGACGGCCGATGAAGCCGAACGCGATGCTGATGTGGCCGAGCGGGCGCTCTGCAATCATGGGTCCGGATCAAGCCGCCAACACGCTCGGTATGGTACGCGACGAAGCGCTCAAGCGCGAAGGAAAGACTTGGTCGGACGAAGAGCGTGAGGCCTACATCGCGCCGACACGACAGAGTTTCGAGAATTTCGCCAACTCATACAATTTCGCGCGCAATACCTGGTGCGACATGGTGATCGACCCGCTGGAAACGCGGGCGACAATGGGGTTGTTGCTCGACCTTGCCGGCCGTTTGCCCGCGCAGGCGACGATGCCCGGCGTGATGAGGATGTGA
- a CDS encoding acetyl/propionyl/methylcrotonyl-CoA carboxylase subunit alpha: MFKKILIANRGEIACRIARTCRELGVAVAGVHSAADADGLHVKTIGESVLIGGAPASDSYLRIDKVIAAAKATGAEAIHPGFGFLAENAEFARAVEAAGLVFIGPTPETIERLGDKASAKREADAAGVPTIPGSKTPSEDAEAIAKTVRDIGLPVMLKAAAGGGGKGMRAITTLDGIDQEIASAMREAKSSFGNAGLIVEKLVERGRHIEVQIAGDGRGNVIHLYDRECSLQRRHQKLIEEAPAANLAAAMRDKMLGDAVRLGQRLNYRGVGTVEFIVSGDSYYFLEVNPRLQVEHPVTEMITGLDIVEIMLRVASGEGLPGVQGDVFCQGHAVEARLCAEDAADNFMPSTGRLSYVEYPNGVRVEAGVETGSEVTPFYDSMVAKLIVWGETRDAALDKLSQAIGDTAIFGVTTNQAFLRTLIALPETRAATFHTRLIDERLQSLIKNSAEDHGLAFAIGAYAWMARQRQTVASNPWQSEAMTGWHMRSDGDDLSPIPLLHLEAGGKSAEIRFGARQTDGMMRIAVGDDVFDIRLDVLGGGTFVAVTGDRRESVRIHDDGETIFLQHRGVSIALKAVPYLTYISAAAESSGELRAPMMGMITRVNVKVGDAVKTGDVAAVMESMKMELRIASKVDGVVAALHCEAGAMVERNAVVVVVEPA; the protein is encoded by the coding sequence GTGTTCAAGAAAATCCTGATCGCGAATAGAGGCGAAATCGCCTGCCGCATCGCACGCACGTGCCGCGAGCTCGGCGTTGCGGTTGCCGGCGTGCATTCGGCGGCGGATGCAGATGGCCTGCACGTCAAAACGATTGGCGAGTCGGTTTTGATCGGCGGCGCGCCGGCGTCGGACAGTTATCTGCGTATCGACAAGGTGATCGCGGCCGCGAAAGCGACCGGTGCCGAGGCGATCCATCCGGGCTTCGGCTTCCTTGCCGAGAACGCCGAGTTCGCTCGGGCGGTCGAAGCAGCGGGCCTCGTCTTCATCGGCCCGACCCCGGAAACGATCGAGCGGCTCGGCGATAAGGCCTCCGCCAAACGAGAGGCCGACGCAGCCGGCGTTCCGACCATTCCGGGCAGCAAGACGCCGAGCGAAGACGCCGAAGCGATTGCGAAGACAGTGCGCGACATTGGCCTTCCGGTGATGCTGAAAGCTGCGGCCGGCGGCGGCGGCAAAGGCATGCGCGCGATCACGACGCTCGACGGCATCGATCAAGAGATTGCTTCTGCGATGCGCGAAGCGAAGAGTTCGTTCGGCAATGCCGGCCTGATCGTCGAGAAGCTTGTGGAGCGCGGCCGACACATCGAAGTGCAGATCGCGGGCGACGGACGTGGCAACGTCATCCATCTCTACGATCGTGAATGCTCGCTGCAGCGGCGGCATCAGAAGCTCATCGAGGAAGCGCCGGCCGCGAACCTTGCCGCCGCGATGCGCGACAAGATGCTTGGCGATGCTGTGCGGCTCGGGCAACGCCTCAATTACCGCGGCGTCGGGACTGTCGAGTTCATCGTCAGCGGTGACAGCTACTATTTCCTCGAGGTCAATCCGCGTCTGCAGGTCGAGCACCCGGTGACCGAGATGATCACCGGGCTCGATATCGTCGAGATCATGCTACGCGTGGCTTCCGGCGAAGGTCTACCGGGCGTGCAGGGCGATGTTTTTTGCCAGGGTCATGCGGTCGAAGCTCGGCTTTGTGCGGAGGACGCGGCCGACAACTTCATGCCGTCGACAGGGAGGCTCTCCTATGTCGAATATCCGAACGGTGTGCGTGTCGAGGCAGGCGTTGAGACTGGTTCGGAGGTCACGCCATTCTACGACTCGATGGTCGCGAAGCTGATTGTGTGGGGCGAAACGCGTGATGCCGCGCTGGATAAGCTCAGCCAAGCGATCGGCGATACGGCGATCTTCGGCGTCACCACCAATCAGGCCTTCTTGCGCACGTTGATTGCGTTGCCGGAGACGCGCGCTGCGACTTTCCACACGCGCCTTATCGATGAGCGCCTTCAGTCGCTAATCAAAAATTCGGCCGAGGATCATGGCCTTGCATTCGCAATCGGCGCTTACGCCTGGATGGCGCGGCAACGCCAGACCGTCGCGAGCAATCCTTGGCAGTCGGAGGCGATGACCGGGTGGCACATGCGGTCCGACGGCGACGATCTATCGCCCATCCCGCTGCTCCACCTCGAAGCCGGCGGCAAGAGCGCTGAAATCCGCTTTGGTGCGCGCCAAACCGATGGGATGATGCGGATCGCTGTCGGCGATGACGTCTTCGATATTCGGCTCGACGTTCTCGGAGGCGGAACATTCGTTGCCGTCACAGGCGACCGGCGCGAGAGCGTGCGCATCCACGACGACGGCGAAACGATTTTCCTTCAGCATCGCGGTGTATCCATTGCGCTCAAGGCGGTCCCGTATCTCACCTACATCAGTGCGGCCGCAGAGAGCAGCGGCGAGCTTCGTGCGCCGATGATGGGGATGATCACGCGGGTGAACGTCAAGGTCGGCGACGCGGTCAAGACCGGCGATGTCGCCGCCGTGATGGAATCGATGAAGATGGAGCTTCGCATCGCGAGCAAGGTCGACGGCGTCGTCGCCGCATTGCACTGCGAAGCCGGCGCGATGGTCGAACGCAACGCCGTGGTCGTCGTGGTCGAGCCCGCCTGA
- a CDS encoding ABC transporter ATP-binding protein encodes MAGDNAGPVLECRDIERRFGGVVALNGIDVHINRGEIFGLVGPNGCGKTTLVNAITGFYPPQRGNIILNGRDITGMAPHRVAGLGVARTFQNLALFNGMSVLDNILLGRHIHMRPSVTRTALYWWLARPEETKNRAVVEDVIDFLQLESVRDELVDGIPIGLKKRVELARALAAEPSFLVLDEPMAGMNQEEKEYMARFILDTRDERKVTVLLIEHHMDVITGICDRMLALNYGSMIGSGKPSDVIADPRVVEAYIGGAHAAH; translated from the coding sequence GTGGCTGGTGACAACGCCGGTCCAGTGCTCGAATGCCGAGACATCGAGCGCCGCTTCGGCGGCGTCGTAGCACTGAACGGGATCGACGTTCACATCAACCGCGGCGAGATTTTCGGTCTCGTCGGCCCGAACGGCTGCGGTAAAACGACTCTCGTCAACGCCATCACGGGCTTTTACCCGCCGCAGCGCGGCAACATCATCCTCAACGGCCGAGACATCACCGGCATGGCGCCGCATCGCGTCGCGGGTCTCGGCGTCGCGCGCACGTTTCAAAACCTCGCGCTGTTCAACGGCATGAGCGTTCTCGACAACATTCTGCTTGGCCGCCATATCCACATGCGGCCAAGCGTCACGCGCACCGCGCTGTATTGGTGGCTGGCGCGTCCGGAAGAAACGAAGAACCGCGCTGTCGTGGAAGACGTCATCGACTTCCTCCAGCTTGAAAGCGTGCGCGACGAACTCGTCGACGGCATTCCGATCGGCCTCAAGAAGCGGGTCGAACTTGCGCGCGCGCTGGCAGCAGAGCCGAGCTTCCTCGTTCTCGACGAGCCGATGGCCGGCATGAACCAGGAAGAGAAAGAGTACATGGCACGCTTCATCCTCGACACGCGGGATGAGCGCAAAGTCACCGTGCTGCTGATCGAACACCACATGGATGTCATCACGGGCATCTGCGACCGAATGCTGGCGCTTAATTACGGCTCCATGATCGGCAGCGGCAAACCGTCCGACGTCATTGCCGATCCTCGCGTCGTCGAGGCCTATATCGGAGGTGCGCATGCGGCGCACTGA
- a CDS encoding AMP-dependent synthetase/ligase, with protein MRRTDGAWKFETDSTLIRVLARNAEVFPNRIAMREKAKGIWQQTTWAEMLESVLGCAAGLEELGFAAGDTMLVLGDNSPRLYMGMLAAGALDGYAMPAYPDATLDEIQHFVEEANVRFALAEDQEQVDKILELRAKGASIEHIIYDDVRGLRAYQQPGLIAWDDLETRGRARVSGDAPLRDELINRARPDGPAVFVHSSGSTGKPKGVVLSHRNFLSGVAAAYKAKAFDFGEVVLAYLPMAWVGDFAITLGAGIPLAFEINIPERQETVLTNLRETAPTFYLAAPRSWDNLLTTIQVRMEDSTWAKRSIYNYFMKAAIASEKRKLEGGQATLRERILQPIGEWIVRGPIKDQFGLTRLRGAFTGGEAMGEDTFVFYRALGIKLRQLYGQTETSAYNAMQSVDEVQLHTVGRALPGVEMKINDDGEILVKSGSVFAGYFKNETSSKEALRDGWLHTGDAGYLEPDGHLVVLGRVSEVVHTAKGERYIPNYIENRLKFSPYVKDAAVLGKDRDRLAAIVCIDKDAVGLWAEQRGISYMSYADLAQNDQVNALIADAVRHVNRTLPEGLQLKQFVCLHKEFDADDGEITRTRKIRRNVVEERYKPIIDAIYGRQSQVLMRAQITYETGETGTIERTLAVQEA; from the coding sequence ATGCGGCGCACTGACGGAGCGTGGAAGTTCGAGACCGACTCGACACTCATTCGCGTGCTTGCGCGCAATGCAGAAGTGTTTCCGAACCGCATCGCCATGCGCGAGAAGGCGAAGGGCATTTGGCAACAGACGACGTGGGCCGAGATGCTCGAAAGCGTGCTCGGTTGCGCCGCAGGCCTTGAAGAACTCGGCTTTGCGGCCGGCGACACGATGCTTGTCCTCGGCGACAATAGTCCACGGCTTTACATGGGCATGCTCGCGGCCGGTGCGCTCGACGGATACGCGATGCCGGCTTATCCGGACGCGACACTCGACGAAATTCAGCATTTCGTCGAAGAAGCCAATGTCCGCTTCGCGCTCGCCGAGGACCAGGAACAGGTCGACAAGATCCTCGAGCTGCGCGCGAAAGGCGCGTCGATCGAACACATCATCTACGATGACGTGCGCGGCTTGCGCGCTTACCAGCAACCCGGACTTATCGCATGGGACGATCTCGAAACGCGTGGTCGTGCGCGCGTTTCCGGTGACGCGCCGCTGCGCGACGAACTGATCAACCGCGCGCGCCCTGACGGGCCAGCCGTATTCGTGCATTCCTCCGGCAGCACCGGAAAGCCGAAAGGCGTTGTGCTGTCGCACCGCAACTTTCTCTCCGGCGTTGCCGCCGCTTACAAGGCGAAAGCTTTCGATTTCGGCGAAGTCGTGCTGGCGTATCTTCCGATGGCATGGGTCGGCGATTTCGCCATCACGCTGGGCGCCGGCATTCCCCTTGCCTTCGAGATCAACATTCCGGAGCGGCAGGAAACCGTCCTCACAAACCTCCGCGAAACCGCGCCGACATTCTATCTCGCGGCGCCGCGTAGCTGGGACAATTTGCTCACCACGATCCAAGTGCGGATGGAAGATTCCACTTGGGCGAAACGCTCGATCTACAATTATTTCATGAAGGCCGCGATCGCGTCCGAGAAGCGCAAACTCGAAGGCGGTCAAGCGACATTGCGCGAGCGCATTCTGCAGCCGATCGGCGAATGGATCGTGCGCGGGCCTATCAAGGATCAATTCGGCCTTACGCGTCTGCGCGGCGCTTTCACGGGCGGCGAGGCGATGGGCGAAGACACTTTCGTTTTTTATCGCGCGCTCGGCATCAAGCTGCGTCAGCTTTACGGACAGACCGAGACGAGTGCTTACAACGCGATGCAGAGCGTCGACGAAGTTCAGCTCCACACGGTCGGGCGAGCTTTGCCGGGCGTCGAAATGAAGATCAACGACGACGGCGAGATCCTGGTGAAGTCCGGCAGTGTCTTCGCAGGGTATTTTAAGAACGAGACGTCGAGCAAGGAAGCGCTACGCGACGGCTGGCTGCACACGGGCGACGCCGGGTATCTCGAGCCGGACGGACATCTCGTCGTGCTCGGCCGCGTGTCGGAAGTCGTGCACACCGCGAAGGGTGAGCGCTACATTCCGAACTACATCGAGAACCGTTTGAAGTTCAGCCCCTATGTCAAAGATGCGGCCGTGCTCGGCAAAGATCGCGACCGGCTCGCCGCCATCGTCTGCATCGACAAAGACGCCGTCGGCCTATGGGCCGAACAACGCGGCATTTCCTACATGTCCTACGCGGATCTTGCGCAGAACGATCAGGTCAACGCGCTGATTGCGGACGCGGTGCGCCACGTGAACCGCACGTTGCCGGAAGGCCTGCAGCTCAAACAGTTTGTCTGCCTTCATAAAGAATTCGACGCCGACGACGGCGAAATCACACGCACGCGCAAGATCCGCCGCAACGTCGTCGAGGAACGTTACAAGCCGATTATCGATGCGATCTATGGTCGGCAGAGCCAAGTGCTCATGCGAGCGCAGATCACTTACGAGACCGGCGAGACCGGCACCATCGAACGCACGCTCGCCGTGCAGGAGGCTTGA